In the Puniceicoccales bacterium genome, AGCAAATAAGCTGCGAGCAATAGTTTTCAATATCATAAACGATGATAGGGTTTATACCGATGGATGGGATAATACAGCCAATGATTACCTAGCCAGAATATTAGCCAATGAAAAAGTACAAGAAGCTACTGAATCAATGGATAAAAACATATGGCGAAATTTTAAAAGAAACGTTTCGCATGACCGCACTATCAATGAACATAAGAAAAGTGTTGCTGGTAATATGTCACTAAAAACTGGCACATCATCTCTTGGAGATAGGATAGGAATGTATAGGAATAAAACAAATGCCTCCAATACCAAACAGCCGTAATCGCCACAGGGACTTAATGAAGAATTGATGAAGGAATTTGATGAAGGAATTTGATGAAGGATTACAAAAGACTAGTAACATAAAAACGATAAGTGCTAATGATGCAGCAACGGCTTTTGGTGTGAAACTAAAATCAGCCCAAAACCAGCAAAATCAAGTCCCACCTCAGCAGTAAGATCTTTTGGTATGGAACTTAATAGTACGAAATCTCCAAAAAATTAATCGCCCTAGAAAGACAAAAAAACATTAAAGCAACCCTGAATTGTCACATACTCCTTAGGCTAATAAATCCACAACTAGAAATTACATAATTCTTTCAAATTCTATGATTTTTTCACAAAGAATTTATTCGTGTGGTTGCACGCCATGATAAAAAATTCGACATCGAGAAACAAGTCAAATCTAAATCAATCGACCAATCTACAATAATTTTGACTAAACCTAAATACAAATCAATAAACTTAGTTTCTGGCCAAAAATCTTTCGGTTTCTCGCCTGACTGCTTTGGCCTTTAGGTCGGCCCGTTTGTCGTAGAGCTTTTTTCCTTTGCACAGAGCGATTTCTATCTTCACAAGACCACTCTTCACATAGATCCGCGATGGTATAACATTAACACCATCACGCTCCATCGCATTGCGAATTTTCTTCATCTCCTTGGCATGCAGCAATAACCTACGCTTCCGGCAAACCTCATGATTTGAACAGCTACCAAACCTATATTCGTCAATTCTGGCATTGCATAGCACTAAAAATCCATCTCGATCAACCATCACAAATGCATCGTTGATCTGGGCACAGCCAGCCTTTACCGATTTTACTTCGGTGCCAAGCAAAACAATCCCAGCTTCGGTAACGACACCAACCTCGTAATCATGACGCAATTTTCTATTTCGTATCTCTAAAGTCTTACTACCATCGCGCTTCACCACAAATCAAT is a window encoding:
- the smpB gene encoding SsrA-binding protein SmpB, producing MVKRDGSKTLEIRNRKLRHDYEVGVVTEAGIVLLGTEVKSVKAGCAQINDAFVMVDRDGFLVLCNARIDEYRFGSCSNHEVCRKRRLLLHAKEMKKIRNAMERDGVNVIPSRIYVKSGLVKIEIALCKGKKLYDKRADLKAKAVRRETERFLARN